The stretch of DNA atgcaaataaaaatagTCAAGAATCAAGTAATGAACTATAGTGTCTAAAATGGTTGAGTAAAATTcaataagaaatgaatttgttgggaatatcggttcacctacccctcgttaattaattaattcgttcgatattgATTATATGCTTTCGataggatttcctattcaactgaacacactctctcgagctatgccaaactaattctactcaatgaagtaattaaatgtctttaattatttatcaagagtgaattgcCTGTCGATTcgtgaaatcccctagttttcgacccttaggactatgactatcggcgcgtatccaatttcatatgtctatgtaaattgtagatccacggattatactactcgttcctatcacaagttattctctcgaactcactcgcaatataaaatcgttattaaagttagctacgctttaacAACACAATAACATAGtggtataatcaagaataatgCAACAATCGagatataaattaattagatcaaagtttggggtaggatccccttaaataccaacaaataataaaagtttagctactcgaattcatattgaaaataaacacaacaatgtttaaaagatgaaaactaaattagaaatactagaatTGACGAAAAACGCGAAGAATGGTGCCCGGAAATCCtcgaatcttcaatccaagcgcaaAAGTCTCTCCAAAGCTTGTGGCGGCTCTGAAATCTCGTCTGAATATGCTCCAAAACGTCCAACCTCCTTTCCATATCATCCCCATTCAGCACATAAGATAAGGAATCGGCTAtgaattttttccaaaaataaacgGCGCTCGGGAAATCCGCGGGGGTACTTGACAGATATGTCAGCTAGTTGTAAAGACATCTGCGTTGCCTTAGGTTATCCCAATCCAAGTTTCCTAAACACAAAAAGAGGCATCATGTTAAAACTTGCACCATGATCACATAACGCTTTATGAAAAAAAACATCTCCAATCATGCAAGGAAcagaaaaactccctggatccttAAGTTTCGATGAGATCTTATTTTGTACCAAAGCAGAGCAATTTTCAGTAAGATTCaccgtcatgtgatcctccaacttcctcttattTGCCAAtatgtctttcaaaaatttagcataactgggcatttgcatcaaagcatcggcaaaaggaatattgatatgcaattttttgaatacctcaagaaacttaccgaattgtgcatctagttttgcttttttcagtgctgcaggaaaaggtggaggAATAAAAATTTTAGGTTGTGCAGTGGTTGCTGGTGTAGAGTTAGAGGACTTACCTTTTGATGTTTCAGAATGCTCATCCAATTTTTGAGTCTTCTCTTTTTCTCTTGACTCTAAAACTTTCCCACTCTTCAACTCaatggccttcacttgctcttttggatttgtctctgtgttacttggcaaggtgcccggctctctacttgctatcatcttGGCCAACTGTCCAATTTGATTCTCGAGTCCTTTTATTGATGCGTCTTGGTTTTGAAGTCTAGTTTCAGTGGATGAAATAAACTTAGACATCATTTGCTCCAGGTTGGACTTCTCTTCTCTAGGAGGATCAGATCTATACATCGGTTGTTTCCCATATGATTGTCCTCCTTGTGGTCGATTCTGACTGTTTTGACCGCCCCAcgagaagttgggatgttgcctccatccatGATTGTATGTGTTTGAGTACGGATCATTCCTCGGACGGTTGTGGACTCCCACTTGGTTCACTGGTACCTCCTCATTTACATAGAAAGGACCACTATCTTGACAGTCCTTAACATAGTGCTCTCCtccgcatttttcacaaaatatctcttgcaGGCGCATCGCTGTCCCGTTTACGTTCATGCTGTCTATTTTCCTGTTGAGTGCTTCTAATTGTGCGGTGACAGCTGAAAAGTCAGTTACCTGGTGTACTCCTGCATTCCTTCGCTGAGtgttcctttcagattgagggtgatagctgctagcagccatctcctctagTAACTCATACCCCTCTTCAGCCGTTTTCCTCAACAGATTTCCGCAGGCCGCAGCATCTATCATGGTTCGGTTAGATGAAATTAAACCATAGTAAAAAGTTTGGACCACTAACCCAAGAGGCAActcatgatgtgggcatcttCGCAATAAGTCTTTGTAGCGCTCCCAAGCCTCGTAGAGTGACTCCTGCTCAAATTGAGAAAAGGTGGTTATGTCAGCTCGCAGCTTCATGGTTtttgatggaggaaagtatttcaagaggaatgccttggccatatcctcccaagttgtgattgaacctacatgcaaacaattcaaccaagaCTTAGCTTTATCACGCAAAGAGAACGGAAACAAACGTAGTCTAACAGCATCATctgaaactccattaaatttaaaagtatcgcaaatttctaAAAAGTCGGCGATGTGAGTGTTCGGATCATCTAGCGCGTTTCCCCCGAACTGGACAGTGTTCTGGATCATTTGAATTATTGCTGGCTTGATCTCAAATTGGTTTGCCCTAACAGTTGGTCGCACTATGCTTGGACGTGTTCCATCAAGCGATGGTTGCGCATACTCAAGCATGGGTATGCGTCTTGGCTCTTCGATCCGTGGATCTTCGTGATGCTCCTCCTCACGTTCGTTCATGTTCATTATGTCTCTTAGTCTTTGCTGTTGTCGTCTTCTACGTAAGGTTCTTTCAATCTCGGGATCGAATGTCTCTAGTTCAGATTCTAGAGACCTTGGCATGCACAAGAGAGATATCTGCGAAAAAGAAATTGAAGGTGTCAACCAAAGTGAAAATAGAGAATGCTAaagtaaataattgaaaataaaattgtagattaacagtccccggaaacggcgccaaaaaattgatcgagcaaaacttgcactgtgaaatccttaataaaaaaattttgttttatatgctcaaaattaatcgcaagtgcacgatgttaAGTTATAGTATagtgtacgtgagtacgagtatcgttccactgaagactgtatttaacaattattattcTCAAGTATtagatctttagcaacgaaaattgattGGTGGTTTTATTACTACtataatcaaataaacatggAAATAAAAATAGTCAAGAATCAAGTAATGAACTATAGTGTCTAAAATGGTTGAGTAAAATTcaataagaaatgaatttgttgggaatatcggttcacctacccctcgttaattaattaattcgttcgatattgattatatgcttccgacaggatttcctattcaactgaacacactctctcgagctatgccaaactaattctactcaatgaagtaattaaatgtctttaattatttatcaagagtgaattgcatgtcgattcgtgaatcccctagttttcgacccttaggactatgactatcgtcggcgcgtatccaatttcatatgtctatgtaaattgtagatcaacggattatactactcgttcctatcacaagttattctctcgaactcactcgcaatataaaatcgttattaaagttagctacgctttaacAACACAATAACATAGtggtataatcaagaataatgCAACAATCGagatataaattaattagatcaaagtttggggtaggatccccttaaataccaacaaataataaaagtttagctactcgaattcatattgaaaataaacacaacaatgtttaaaagatgaaaactaaattagaaatactagaatTGACGAAAAACGCGAAGAATGGTGCCCGGAAATCCtcgaatcttcaatccaagcgcaaAAGTCTCTCCAAAGCTTGTGGCGGCTCTGAAATCTCGTC from Primulina tabacum isolate GXHZ01 chromosome 3, ASM2559414v2, whole genome shotgun sequence encodes:
- the LOC142538274 gene encoding uncharacterized protein LOC142538274, with the protein product MVGAWKNGRKTKIGTKCQAKKIMCRRGDARAISLLCMPRSLESELETFDPEIERTLRRRRQQQRLRDIMNMNEREEEHHEDPRIEEPRRIPMLEYAQPSLDGTRPSIVRPTVRANQFEIKPAIIQMIQNTVQFGGNALDDPNTHIADFLEICDTFKFNGVSDDAVRLRLFPFSLRDKAKSWLNCLHESLYEAWERYKDLLRRCPHHELPLGLVVQTFYYGLISSNRTMIDAAACGNLLRKTAEEGYELLEEMAASSYHPQSERNTQRRNAGVHQVTDFSAVTAQLEALNRKIDSMNVNGTAMRLQEIFCEKCGGEHYVKDCQDSGPFYVNEEVPVNQVGVHNRPRNDPYSNTYNHGWRQHPNFSWGGQNSQNRPQGGQSYGKQPMYRSDPPREEKSNLEQMMSKFISSTETRLQNQDASIKGLENQIGHYAKFLKDILANKRKLEDHMTVNLTENCSALVQNKISSKLKDPGSFSVPCMIGDVFFHKALCDHGASFNMMPLFVFRKLGLG